In Zingiber officinale cultivar Zhangliang chromosome 6A, Zo_v1.1, whole genome shotgun sequence, a single genomic region encodes these proteins:
- the LOC121994661 gene encoding uncharacterized protein LOC121994661 — protein sequence MGSCFSSSFASAAAAAADGGSEHQRFSLTSKVVTADGSLLEYPAETKVRDVLPGQRISNSFICSSDELYCNAKIPALAAADSLRPGHLYFLLPLSKLEYPLSGSDMAALAVRASVALSAYASGSGERRRKGARRVMPVAAELAGQRVALNEAVNEKEFGFYTDFDGGDERYYGSNSPYEKKKKKKMPAMKQSQGRQRRWNYRQRLSTIEEIVE from the coding sequence ATGGGTTCTTGCTTTTCCTCCTCCttcgcctccgccgccgccgccgccgccgacggAGGTTCCGAGCACCAGCGATTCTCTCTGACATCTAAAGTCGTCACAGCCGACGGCTCCTTGCTGGAGTACCCCGCCGAGACCAAAGTCCGCGACGTCCTACCCGGCCAACGCATATCGAATTCCTTCATCTGCAGCTCCGACGAGCTCTACTGCAACGCCAAAATCCCAGCTTTGGCCGCCGCCGACTCGCTCCGGCCGGGCCATCTCTACTTCCTCCTCCCGCTTTCCAAGCTCGAGTACCCGCTCTCTGGTTCTGACATGGCGGCGCTCGCGGTGCGGGCGAGCGTGGCCCTCTCCGCGTATGCTTCCGGCTCCGGCGAACGGCGACGCAAGGGCGCTCGGAGGGTGATGCCGGTGGCGGCGGAGTTAGCGGGGCAGCGCGTCGCGCTTAATGAAGCCGTGAACGAGAAGGAATTTGGATTTTATACTGATTTTGATGGCGGCGATGAGCGTTATTACGGATCGAACTCGCCttatgagaagaagaagaagaagaagatgccggCGATGAAGCAGAGTCAGGGCAGGCAACGGCGGTGGAATTACAGGCAGAGATTGAGCACGATCGAAGAGATTGTGGAATGA